The Halobacillus ihumii genomic sequence AAGGCGTTATCGCTTTTCGTTAGGGAGCTATAGATACACTAACCAGTTGTAAGGAATGAAAATGCAGCACATGAAAAGATAGGTGGGCATATACATAGAATGACGACCAAATGAAAAAGGGGAGATACCTTAAATGGCAAGTAAAAAGAAAACGGCAAAACCTCCTGTTCTGTATATTACACAACCCAACCTCGAACCGGCTGAAATATCCATGCAAACGAGTTATCATAGCGATGTACCATCGGACCAATCACCGACCCAGCAGCCATCGTCGGACCAACCGACTTCCTCACAACAACCACGGCGAGTGAATAATTTTCAAAATCAATTGCGGCAAAGGAGCACGTATCGTAAAAAAATAACTAGAAATCAAAAAGATGTACCTAAACAGCAAAATGCGGAGCAGGAGGATCAATCCTCTGACAATAAAGAGAATCGAACAAAATTTCGTGATATGACGATTGAGGAGAAAGTGAAGTATTTCGTTAACCTTCCTGCACAAGTTCCGAAAATGAAATGTGAGGTAGCAACGGCGGAGGAAGGCCAATTCCGCGGATTCATCGAAGGATATAATGAAGGTGTAGTTGAGATGAAAACACTTCAGAAGCCATTCGAACAGCATATAAAACTCCAAGATATTCAATCGATTCGTTTACTTGGATTCTAGGTTCGCACATGAGTACCGACGAGATGACCTCGGCTAGTTTAGCCCGACGTCATCTTTTTTTGTTTTGGAAAATAGACCTCTACCCATAACACCCTAATGGTTTCTGAGTCATATACTATACAAGAAAAAATAGGAGGTGGATGGATTGAGTAACAATAATGAGGATTTCCAGAATATTTCTGGAAGAATTATCGATATGATTGTAGGCTCGACATTGAAGAAACATGGCGTAGAGCTGGACGCTAGTAAAATAGATCCTGAGCAAAGAGAAGAAATCAAAAAAATTGTTGAAGATTTAAGGAAAAGTGCGGACTCGTTAACTAAA encodes the following:
- a CDS encoding CotO family spore coat protein, which translates into the protein MASKKKTAKPPVLYITQPNLEPAEISMQTSYHSDVPSDQSPTQQPSSDQPTSSQQPRRVNNFQNQLRQRSTYRKKITRNQKDVPKQQNAEQEDQSSDNKENRTKFRDMTIEEKVKYFVNLPAQVPKMKCEVATAEEGQFRGFIEGYNEGVVEMKTLQKPFEQHIKLQDIQSIRLLGF